The proteins below come from a single Sander vitreus isolate 19-12246 chromosome 15, sanVit1, whole genome shotgun sequence genomic window:
- the LOC144530626 gene encoding uncharacterized protein LOC144530626 translates to MGSKQKRNICHLAMVYFLLSSTSPAAVSLPKPSISMNPVGEVTWGQDVGITCLISTQVLGGTFILQHSSGSSRKTETHTNSATFNIHQVDIDNEGSYQCQYQTRNSSQDLIFISPQSDFVRLSVSVPLQQPNISLTSPNRGLVWGPEGAQITRGFSFVFTCSTSSHYPGGVFHLIFSGSNLTNTEPVVNQSASFSFPVAEYEHRGNYSCVYEVTLSSKRFTSTQTAPISVVIKMHLLLLVSSVAAGGLLLLLLVLVVVCLVCKRRRRAKHPGALIQTELAVGVRNDSEDESEDDEADYINVDPMDTTKKLKEEAGKGEEEETNDHVKPESDEDHDYEEAGPSASIPKTNEVYFSVEEEEEEDNEDDYVNVDPMDTTKKLKEEAGKGEEEETNDHVEPESDEDHDYEEAGPSASIPKTNEVHFSVEEEEEEDNEDDYVNVDPMDTTKKLKEEAGKGEEKETNDHVKPESDEDHDYEEAGPSASIPKTNEVYFSVEEEEEEDNEDDYVNVDPMETTKKLKEEAGKGEEEETNDHVEPESDEDHDYEEAGPSASILKTNKV, encoded by the exons ATGGGGAgcaaacaaaagagaaacattTGCCATTTGGCCATGG TCTATTTTCTCTTGAGTTCAACTTCACCTGCTGCAG tgagCCTCCCGAAACCTAGCATATCCATGAATCCTGTTGGTGAGGTTACCTGGGGTCAAGACGTTGGCATCACTTGTTTGATCTCAACTCAGGTTTTAGGTGGGACATTCATCCTGCAGCACTCCTCAGGCTCATCCAGAAAGACAGAAACGCATACCAACTCTGCTACCTTCAACATTCACCAAGTGGACATTGACAACGAAGGATCTTACCAGTGTCAGTATCAGACAAGGAATTCAAGTCAAGACTTGATCTTCATCTCACCCCAAAGTGACTTTGTCAGACTCTCTGTTTCTG TGCCGCTGCAGCAGCCCAACATCTCCCTAACATCTCCTAACAGAGGGCTGGTCTGGGGCCCTGAAGGTGCACAGATCACCAGGGGTTTCAGCTTTGTCTTCACctgctccacttcctcccaTTATCCTGGAGGTGTTTTCCATCTTATCTTCTCTGGTTCAAACCTCACCAACACAGAGCCAGTGGTCAACCAGTCAGCCTCCTTTTCCTTCCCGGTGGCTGAGTATGAACACCGGGGCAACTACAGCTGTGTGTATGAAGTCACACTGTCCTCTAAAAGATTCACTTCTACGCAGACAGCACCGATTAGTGTCGTCATTAAAA TGCATTTGTTGCTGCTGGTCTCTTCAGTAGCTGCTGGGggtctgctgctgctcctgctagTCTTGGTGGTGGTCTGTCTGGTCTGCAAGAGAAGACGACGAGCCAAGCACCCTGGAGCCCTCAtccaaactgaat TGGCTGTCGGAGTCAGGAATGATTCGGAAGATGAGTCTGAGGACGACGAGGCGGACTATATCAATGTTGATCCAATGGACACCACGAAGAAACTCAAAGAGGAAGCAGGgaaaggggaggaagaggagaccaATGATCATGTGAAGCCAGAGAGCGACGAAGATCATGATTATGAGGAAGCAGGCCCAAGTGCAAGTATTCCTAAGACCAACGAGGTCTATTTCAGcgtagaggaagaagaagaagaagataatgAAGATGACTATGTAAATGTTGATCCAATGGACACCACGAAGAAACTCAAAGAGGAAGCAGGgaaaggggaggaagaggagaccaATGATCATGTGGAGCCAGAGAGCGACGAAGATCATGATTATGAGGAAGCAGGCCCAAGTGCAAGTATTCCTAAGACCAACGAGGTCCATTTCAGcgtagaggaagaagaagaagaagataatgAAGATGACTATGTAAATGTTGATCCAATGGACACCACGAAGAAACTCAAAGAGGAAGCAGGGAAAGGGGAGGAAAAGGAGACCAATGATCATGTGAAGCCAGAGAGCGACGAAGATCATGATTATGAGGAAGCAGGCCCAAGTGCAAGTATTCCTAAGACCAACGAGGTCTATTTCAGcgtagaggaagaagaagaagaagataatgAAGATGACTATGTAAATGTTGATCCAATGGAGACCACGAAGAAACTCAAAGAGGAAGCAGGgaaaggggaggaagaggagaccaATGATCATGTGGAGCCAGAGAGCGACGAAGATCATGATTATGAGGAAGCAGGCCCAAGTGCAAGTATTCTAAAGACCAACAAGGTCTAG